The Deinococcus radiopugnans ATCC 19172 nucleotide sequence CCAAACTTTTGACTGGCCTACAGCATAGACTAGACCCATGTCGTCCCGTGCAAGTGCCGCCTGTCCAGCCGCCGGTGAAAGGCCCGCATGAAGCGGGTGCCGTGGGGCTGGGGCCTGCTGGGCGGCGTGCTGCTGGTGCTGGTGGTGGTCAGCCTGACGTTGCCGCGTGGCGGCGCCAACGAGATGACCCTGACCGACTTTGCCGCCAGCGTGCGCGGCGGTCAGGTCCAGAGCGCGAACATCACCTTTCAGAACGGCACGGCGCTGGTGGGCGGGCAGCTGCAGGACGGCCAGCCCTACCGGACCCGCACGCTGGCCAACGATCCCCTGATCGAGCTGGCGCGCCTGCAGGAGCGGGGCGTCACGGTGGCCTACACCCCCCCGTCCCGCCTGAGCGTCTTCGGCGTGCTGAGCGTGCTGCTGACCCTGGCCCTGATCGTGGGGCTGGTCATCCTGCTGCTGCGCAGCCGCCAGAACTCGGGCAACGACGCCGCCGGGGCCTTCGGGAAATCGAAGGCGGCGGTGATTGCCGAGGGGCAGATCAAGCTGAACTTCACCGACGTCGCCGGCTGCGACGAGGCCAAGCAGGACCTGCAGGAAGTCGTCGACTTCCTGCGCCAGCCCGAGAAATACCACCAGCTCGGCGCCCGCATCC carries:
- a CDS encoding ATP-dependent metallopeptidase FtsH/Yme1/Tma family protein — translated: MKRVPWGWGLLGGVLLVLVVVSLTLPRGGANEMTLTDFAASVRGGQVQSANITFQNGTALVGGQLQDGQPYRTRTLANDPLIELARLQERGVTVAYTPPSRLSVFGVLSVLLTLALIVGLVILLLRSRQNSGNDAAGAFGKSKAAVIAEGQIKLNFTDVAGCDEAKQDLQEVVDFLRQPEKYHQLGARI